In Eretmochelys imbricata isolate rEreImb1 chromosome 14, rEreImb1.hap1, whole genome shotgun sequence, a genomic segment contains:
- the LOC144274951 gene encoding olfactory receptor 6F1-like, translating into MDFIFSLGGTEYFLFSAMAYDCYLAICYPLHYSTIMNSTLSAQLALGSWVCSFLAISIPESLRVRLSFCGTNVVTCFSCSIDSFIILSCPDTYVTEMAAFIISIIVILGLCSITLVSYIYTLSTILRIPSAQGQQKAFSTCSSPLTLVIIWYSSTIFLYVRPSRQNALDMNKTVNTLNTIVTPLLNLFFDSLRNKEVKEALWKVFSGT; encoded by the coding sequence atggacttcattttctccctgggaggcacagaatatttcctcttctctgccatggcctatgactgctatctggctatttgctacccattgcactatagcaccatcatgaacagcaccttgtctgctcagctggcccttggctcctgggtgtgtagtttcctggctatttctatcccagaatctctgagagttaggttgtccttctgtggcactaatgTCGTTACTTGTTTCTCCTGCAGCATAGATTCCTTCATCATTCTCTCCTGCCCAGACACCTACGTGACTGAGATGGCAGCTTTTATCATCTCGATCATCGTCATCCTGGGATTATGTTCAATAACTCTGGTCTCCTACAtttacaccctctccaccatactgagaatcccgtcagcccaaggccagcaaaaggccttttccacttgctcttcccccctcactcttgtgattatatggtacagctccaccatcttcctgtatgtcaggcCTTCCAGACAGAATGCCTTGGACATGAACAAGACTGTCAACACTTTGAATACTATTGTAACTCCGCTGTTAAACCTCTTCTttgacagtctgagaaacaaagaggtgaaggaggctttatggaaggtattcagtgggacatga
- the LOC144275223 gene encoding olfactory receptor 14A16-like: protein MSNRTTVTEFLLLGFSDVRELQILHFMVFLVLYLAALTGNLLIIIAIALDHHLHTPMYFFLMSLSILDLGSISVTIPKSMTNSLMNNRSISYSGCVAQVFFLIFFAVADFALLTIMAYDRYVAICKPLHYETIMNRRACVQMAASAWISVILYSSLHTGNTFSITFCGGNMVDQFFCEIPQLLKLACSNSYFNEVGIIGFGVCLTLSCFVFIIVTYVQILTTVLRIPSEQGRLKTFSTCLPHLIVISMFLSTVVFAYMKPISSSPSALDLVVAVLYSVLPPVMNPIIYSIRNKEIKASLRKLTGWRLFN, encoded by the coding sequence ATGTCCAACCGAAccaccgtgaccgagttccttctcctgggattctctgatgttcgagagctgcagattttgcacttcatggtgtttctagtgctttacctggcagccctgacagggaaccttctcatcatcatagccatagctcttgaccaccaccttcacacccccatgtacttcttcctgatgagtttgtccatcctagacctcggctccatctctgtcaccatccccaaatctatgaccaattcccttatgaacaacaggtccatttcctattctggatgtgtcgcccaagtctttttcctcatcttctttgCTGTAGCCGACTTCGccttactcaccatcatggcgtacgatcgatatgtcgccatctgcaaaccactgcactatgagactataatgaacaggagagcttgtgtccaaatggcagccagtgcctggatcagtgtaatTCTCTATTCTTCATTGCATACTGGGAACACGTTTTCGataaccttctgtggaggcaacatggtggatcagttcttctgtgaaatcccccagctactcaAGCTCGCCTGCTCTAACTCGTACTTCAATGAAGTTGGGATTATTGGATTTGGTGTGTGTTTAACcctaagttgctttgtttttataattgtgacatatgttcagatcttgaccacggtattgagaatcccctctgagcagggccgacttaaaaccttctccacatgccttccgcacctcattgtaatttccatgtttctttccactgttgtctttgcctacatgaaacccatctccagctctccgtcagctctggatctcgtggtggctgttctctattccgtgctgccgccagtgatgaatccgatcatctacagcataaggaacaaggaaatcaaagcttccctgaggaaaCTGACTGGGTGGAGGTTATTCAACTAG
- the LOC144274405 gene encoding olfactory receptor 14A16-like: MSNQTAVTEFLLLGFSDIRELQILHFVVFLLLYLISLLGNLLIVTAIALDRHLHTPMYFFLMNLSILDLGSISVTIPKSMASSLTNTRSISYSGCVAQVFLFFFFASADFALLTIMAYDRYVAICQPLQYETVMNRTACVQMAASAWITGILSSALHTGITFEISFCGGNAVDQFFCEIPQLLNLACSDLYLIEVGFLIFSSFLGLSCFLFIIVSYVQIFKAVLRIPSKQSEHKAFSTCLPHLTVVSLFFSTAAFAYLKPTSSSTSRLNLIVGVLYSVLPPMMNPIIYSMRNKEIKGALSKQIGWRLFTKNKMSICLLR; the protein is encoded by the coding sequence atgtccaaccaaactgccgtgaccgagttccttctcctgggattctctgacattcgggagctgcagattttacactttgtggtgtttctactgctttacctgatatccctgctggggaaccttctcatcgtcacagccatagcccttgaccgccaccttcacacccccatgtacttcttcctgatgaatctgtccatcctagacctcggctccatctctgtcaccatccccaaatccatggccagTTCCCTCACGAACACCAgatcgatttcttattctggatgtgttgcccaagtctttctcttcttcttcttcgcttcagcagattttgccttactgaccatcatggcgtacgaccgatacgtcgccatctgccaaccactgcaGTATGAGACAGTGATGAACAGGACAgcatgtgtccaaatggcagccagtgcctggatcactggtattctctcctctgcactgcacactgggatcacgtttgaaatctccttctgtggaggcaacgcggtggatcagttcttctgtgaaatcccccagctcctcaatcTCGCCTGCTCTGACTTGTACCTCATTGAAGTTGGGTTTCTCATCTTTAGTTCATTCTTAGGCTTAAGCTGCTTTCTTTTCATCattgtgtcatatgttcagatcttcaaagCAGTCCTGAGAATCCCCTCTAAGCAGAGTGAgcataaagccttctccacctgcctccctcacctcaccgTGGTGTCCTTGTTCTTTAgtactgctgcctttgcctacctgaaacccacctccagctcaaccTCACGTCTGAATCTCATAGTGGGtgttctctattctgtgttgccaccgatgatgaatccgatcatctacagcatgagaaacaaagagatCAAAGGTGCACTGAGTAAACAGATTGGTTGGAGGTTATTCACTAAGAACAAAATGTCCATATGTCTCCTTCGGTAG